In Lacinutrix sp. Bg11-31, the DNA window GTTGTTTGGTTCTTCAGAATTAAAACTGACTAATAAATTTTCGATAAGACCTGGTGTACGTTATGAGTATAATTCCTTATTCGATTCTAAATTATTAGCTTCATTAAGCACACGCTATTTAATGCCTAAAGGTTTCGAGTTACGCGCCAACGTTGGTACTTCTTACAGAACACCAAATTTTGAAGAGTTATACTACTACTTTGTCGATTCTAACCACGATGTACAAGGAAATGAAAACTTAAATCCTGAAAAAGGATATTCGGCATTTTTAACCTTAAAAAAGAGAAGTTGGTTTAAGGATACTTCTTTACAAAACACAATAAAACTTAGCTATATAGACTTAAAAGATAAAATAGATCTTGCTATTGTAAACACTGCACCTTTACAATACGAGTACATAAATATTGATACTTATAAGCTTTGGGGAATTACACAAGAGAACAGTATAAAAAAAGATAACTGGACTTTAAATCTAGGTGGAACATTACAAGGTATTTCTAGAGTTGCAAGTAATGAAGTTAATATAGATAATGACTTTTTATATTCTTACCAATTAAACACAAGTGCTACTTATAATGTTAAAAAATGGAAAACTGCTTTCACGTTGCTATTAAAGCATAATGGGAAGCAAAAGGGCTATGTCTCTAGTGGAACAGATGGTAATGGCAATTCTGTATTCGAAAAAACCACAACCGATGCTTATAGCTGGTTAGATGGTTCCATAAAAAAATCTTTTTTAAACAATAAAATTCAAGCAACAATTGGCGGCCGAAACCTACTAGATGTTACTAATGTAAATGTTAGTAATAATTCTACAAACGGTGTGCATTCCTCTAGTAATAGTGCATTACTATTGGGTTACGGACGTTCTTATTACTTAAAACTATTATATAATTTAAACTTTTAAAACCAATTACAATGATTAACAAATTTTTTACCTCAATTTTATGCGCCTCGGTATTACTGTTCTCAAGCTGCAGTAGCGATGACGACTCAACACCTACACAACCAATACAAGTTGTAATAGAAGGTGCTGCCATATCTCCATTAGTTGGAGGTCCAAACGAACAAAATCAAGTTTATGTAGACTTAAGTACAAACACAAGTACAGCTGTACAGCGTGATTCTTGGGATTTAGGTTTTTATTCTGAATCAGAATTTAGAGTAGCTATAAATGGATCTATTTATATGGCAACTGCTGAATTAACGGTTTCAGATATAGATGCTGTGAATTCGTCTAATGCAGAAGTGCAAGACTTACAAACAAGAGTTGCTGTTGGTACTTTTCAAGCTGAAACTGCTGGATTTATAGATGCTCCAACTGGTGAAATTAGCGGAACTGCTATTTCTGCTATTTCTGAAACTGATGTAGAAAACCATGTCTATTTAGTAAACTTAGGCTTTGAGGTTGGAACAGCAACGCCTTCTAACGGAAGTGTTGAAGTTTCTGGTGCTGCTAGAGGTTGGAAAAAAATTAGAATTTTAAAAGACGGAAACAATTACGTTTTACAATATGCTGATTTGGATGCTACAACTCATGAAGTAGTTACTATTGCTAAAAATGCAGATTATAATTATACATTCTTTAGCTTTAATACTGAAACAGAGGTTAGTGTAGAACCAGTTAAAACAAACTGGGATTTAAACTTTAGTGTTTTTACAAATGAAATATCAGGTTATGGTGCTTATGGTTATTCAGATTTTGTAGTTAATAATACAAAAGCAAGCGCAACTGTTTACATGATAGATACAGATACTGAAGCTTTAGCTTATGACGATTTTACGTTAGCAGATGTTGAAAACACAAACTTCTCAAACGACCAACGTGCAATTGGAAGCAGCTGGAGAAATGGTGGTGGACCAGGAACATTACCTTCTTTAAAAGAAAACGTGTTTTACATAGTAAATGATACCGATGGTAATTTATATAAGCTTAAATTTTTAGCTTTAACAGATGCTTCCGGAGAACGTGGTTACCCAGAATTTGTTTATAGTTTATTATAATAAATTTTATTTTAGAGTTAATTAAAATGAAAAAAGCCACTCAAATTTGAGTGGCTTTACCTGTGTTAATCTAAGTGATAAATCTCACGAATGCTTTCCAGAATGTTTTCAAAATCTATTTTTAGATCTATCAATTTTCCTGTATGAATATCGAAAACCCAACCATGTACTGCTAAACCTCTTCCACGAGCTGCTTTTTGAACTGCAGCTGTTTTAATTAGGTTAACACATTGCTCTTGTACATTTAATTCTACTAGGCGCTCGTACTTTTTTTCTTCATCTTCTATTGCATTTAGCTCTGTATTGTGTATTCGGTACACATCGCGAATATTACGTAACCAAGGATTTAGTATTCCTAAATCTGCAGATTGCATTGCTGCTTTAACTCCACCACAACCATAATGGCCACAAACAACAACATGGTTTACTTTTAAATGTGATACTGCATATTCTACTACAGACATTGCATTTAAATCTGTACCAATAACCATATTTGCAATGTTACGGTGTACAAAAACATCTCCAGGTCCTAATCCCATTAATTCCTCGGCAGTTACTCTACTGTCTGAGCAACCTATAAATAAAAGCTCTGGATTTTGTCCTTCTCCTAATTTATCGAAATATTTATCGTCTTCGTTTAGCTTAGCCTTAATCCACTCTTTATTGTTTTCAAAAACGTTATCTAGCTTCATAATTTTAAGTTTTTAATGTTTGTCTTCTACGTTATCTTTAACCCATTTTAAACAGGCTTTAAAATTACTAAAAATACGATCATTCGGTATAAAATCTGGAATTATATCAATACGTTCCATCATATATCGTGGTTGTTGTAAAAGTCCAACAAAAACGACATCGATATCTTTCTTTTTTAAATCTAAAAGCATGTCTTCCATAGCATACAAACCAGATTGATCCATATATTGCATACGTCCTAATCTTAAAATAACAAATCTTGCTGTATCAGGAATTTGCAATGTTAATGCTTGAAAATCACTAGTCGACCCAAAGAATAATGGTCCTTTTAAATGTTTAATAAACACCTCTTCTTTTAATTGTTGTGGGAAATTTGTCTCGTCTTCCCATGTTTCTTCTTTTAATGATTTTACATCTGAACGTTCTGCTGTTAAATCACCAATTTTCTTCATAAACATTAAAGAAGCAATTACAAGACCAATACCAACTGCATAAATTAAATCCCAGAAAGTAGATAGTAATAATACGATGATCATTATTAATACTTCTGAACTTAATTTTAAAGGTCCTATTTTAATATCTCTTGGTAAACTTGGTATAGCTTTAAGTCCTTTATAATCCATAACACCAATACCAACAGTTATTAAAATACCTGCTAAAACTGCTGCTGGAATTTTAGATGCTACAGGTCCTAATGCCAACATAACTACTAATAACATAATGCCTGCAATCATTCCTGAAAGCTTTGTTTTTCCTCCTGCATTAATATTTACAACGGTTCTTATAGTTGCTCCTGCACCAGGAATACCTCCAAAAATCGCTGCAATACTGTTACCAATTCCTTGACCAATTAATTCTTTGTTAGGTTTGTGTTTTGTTTTAGTCATATTATCTGCAACAACACTTGTTAATAAAGAATCTATTGCCCCTAATAAAGATAATGTAAGAGCAGTAAAAATATATGGAGTAATACTACCCATACTGAAGGAAGTAAACATTTCTAATTTTGGAATTGGAATACCTCCTGGAATCTCAGAAATTGGTCTATAGCCCAAACTAAAGCCATAAGCTATTCCAGACATAACAACTAGAGCAACCAAAGTACTTGGTATTGCTGTTGTAATACGTTTAAAACCATAAATAATTAATATCGTTCCTAGGGCCAACATTAGTTCTAACCAATTAATGTTTTTTAAGGCTCTTGGTAATACTCTCAACGCTCCAATTGTACCAGAAGCTTCTTTTGCCGCTAATGTTTGAGATTCGTTTAAAATCTCTTCTGGTGTAATTAAATCTGCTCGTGTTATTGTTTCTTTAAAGTTTTCTAAAACTAAAATACCTTGACCAGCTTCATCTTTAAGTATATTCTCAAGGATAACTTCTTCGGCTTGTGGTTTAAATTGTTCAACAAACTCCATATCTTCTTTTGGGTAATAACCAATAGAAGGTAAAACTTGTGTAAGTAATATTATAACTCCAATTGCAGTCATGAAACCAGAAACAACAGGATATGGTATGTATCTAATATATTTACCTAGACCTAAAAAACCAAGTCCTACTTGTATTAATCCTGCTAATAAAAAGACTGTTAATATTGCAGGTAATGCTTTGTCTATACTACCATCGTTTGCCGCAACAATACCAGCAATTATAACCATACTTACCGCTGTCATTGGAGCAGTAGGTCCAGATATTTGTGTTGGTGTGCCGCCAAAAAGAGCAGCAAAGAAACTAATAAATATAGCACCATAAAGCCCTGCTTCTGGTCCTAAACCTGAAGACACTCCAAATGCCAATGCTAATGGTAGTGCTACAATTCCTGCTGTGATACCTCCAAAGGCATCTCCTTTAAAATTGGAAAAAAAGTTTTTCATTTATCTTGTTTTATTTCTTGTATTGTTGGTATTTCTTAAAAGTTAAAGAATGTAATAACATTTAATTGATCTCTGTTACTCGTTTCAAAAAACTGATTCATATAACCAATCTCTATTTTTAATGATTTATTAAACTTGTAACCTAAACCTCCATACATTCTATTTCTATCGAAAACAGAAGATTCTGTATTTAAAAAAATCTCATTATAGGCTGAAAGATAATACTTGTTATCTTCTTTTCCGGTTAACGGGATATTAAAACCTAAAAAATAACGAAAACGCATTTTAAAATCGGTTTCAACAAAACGTTGTTCGAAACGATAACGATGACTTAAAGCTACGCTACCAATTTTTTGCTTAGTTGTAAATTGCTGAAATATGCGGTGTTCGTTTACATCAATTTTCTCGTCTAATCCTTCTCTATAATTTTGAGATAGAATATAACCATATCCTAGCAAAATATTGTTATTGTTTTCTGATAAATTATAACCAATACCTGTTCTTAACAATAATTGTTCTAAATCGTCTATAGCATTATAGCTTCGATACTGCACTTCATTATGGATATTCCATTTACTATCAAGCTTCTTGTTCCCAATATATACTAGCCAATTCCCGAAATCACTTTCTTGTGCATGTATAAAATTAGGCAGCACTAACAATAATGTTAGTGCTGCCATAGTTATTCTCTTTTTCATTTTATTTTTAGATATTCTTCTATTCATAAAATTTTACTTCACCTGTATTTACATTGTACATGGCTCCTATAATTTTAATTTCACCGGCTTTTTCCATCTCGGTAAGTATTGGGCTTTCTGCATGAATTCTATCTATCATTAATTCTACATTAATGTGCGATACTTCATCAACAAAATCTAAGTTTTTAGAAGTTCTTAAAGCTTCTTCTTTAGGTTCTAAAACAGCATTAACTGCTGGTGTTATTTTTTGAACTAACTTAGTTAAGTTACCCATTTCTGCATGGTCACAAGCTCCTTTTACAGCTCCACAACTAGTATGGCCCAAAACAACAATAAGTTCTGTACCTGCTAATTTGCAAGCAAATTCCATACTACCTAAAATGTCTTCGTTTACAATATTACCTGCAACACGTACACTAAAAATATCTCCTAAACCTTGATCGAACACCAACTCTGCTGAAACTCTAGAATCTATACAGCTTAAAATAGTAGCGAAAGGAAATTGCCCATCACTAGTATCGTTTACTTGCTCTAAAAGATTTCTATTGGCTTTTAAATTGTTTTGAAATCTTTGGTTTCCTTCTTTTAAATATTGTAATGACTTTTCAGGTGTCATTGTCGATTGCGTTTCTTTTGTATGTGCTTTCATATGTCTTGTTTTTAAATTTAAATTGTTTTTTACTATGCTTCAGAAACTAATAATGAAACATTTAACTGACTTATTATTTTATTTAATGGTGTTTCTGCTGTGTTTTTGGTTTTATCTTGAACTCTATCGATACACAACAAATTAATATTACTTTTTAATAAATAGGAAGAAAGTGTATTCATAGCGTTAGTGTTTTCTTCAAAAACATACTCTTCCATTTTTTCTTCATTTTCTACAGAAGCCTTTTTTATTTCCTTTTGGCTATTAATAATCTTAAAAGATTTTAAAGGAGCTTTAGTATGCGTTATTAAATCTTTCGAGAATTTAGTGTTTAATACTCTATTCGAATCATTAAAAATGCCTAAAGTCATTTTTTCGTTTGGTACTAGTGCATTTTCATTAGCCGTAATCATCACAGCGCCTTTAAATTCTTTTAAAATAAAACGAGTAATACTATCTCCAATTAATTGAAGTGGGCTAGAATCGCGCTGTCCTAAAACAATAATATCTGGATTATAAACTTTAATGTAATTACGAATCTCTTCTTTTACTTTTCCAAAAGAATAACTGTAATCTATTGCTACATTATATTCTTTAGCAATAGGATCTATTAATGCTTTTATTTCCTTTTTAGTATTAATATGCTCTTCATTTAAAGTTCTAATTGCAGATAATTGATTGTCTCCTTCTACAATATCTATATGCTTTTTTACATTAAATAATGTTACTTCTCCACCAATCATATTAGCTAAGCTTATGCTACTTTTTATAGAAGAACTTGTGTTTTTCTTTAAATCTGAAAGTACTAGTATTTTATATTTATTATTTTTCATAGTATTCTAGCTTAAACTAATATTAGACTTAGGTCTTAACTGAAAGAACTCTATAAAACTTGATGGGTTCTCAACAATACCACGTTTAGATATTAATTTAATATCAATATTTCTTTCTTTGGCTTTAAAAGCAAAATCTTCTAAAATCTCTACAATATCATAATCTAGATATCTCGTTTTAGTGACATCAAACTCTAAGTAAGTGTCTCTTGGTAAGCTATCTAATTCTTTTAAGATTGCTCCTTTGTTAAAAAATGTAACCTCCTCTGCAAGCTCCATTTTAATTTTATGTTTTCCATTACTATTATCTTCGATATGTAAGAAATGAGAATTCTGGTAACTTTTTAATAAAATAACTACAATACCAACAGCTAAACCTAAAGCTATACCTATTAATAAATCAGTAAAAACAATTCCTATTACTGTTACAAAAAACGGAACAGATTGTTTCCATCCTAATTTATACATTTTTACAAATAACGATGGCTTTGCTAGTTTATAACCCACAATTAATAAAATTGCTGCTAAAACAGATAAAGGGATTTTATTAAGTAAAGAAGGTATTAAAACAACAGATATTAAAAGTAACATTCCATGTAAAATAGTAGATAATTTACTTTTTCCACCAGATTGAATATTAGCAGAACTTCTAACAATTACTTGAGTTATTGGAAGTCCTCCAACTAAACCAGATAGTATATTACCTGCTCCTTGTGCTAACAATTCTCTATTTGTAGGTGTTACGTTTTTATTTGGATCAAGTTTATCAGATGCTTCTACACATAACAATGTTTCTAAACTTGCAACTAAGGCAATTGTAAAGGCTATAACCCAAACTTCAGGATTTGTTATTACTGCAAAATTAGGAAAACTAAATTGACCAATGAATGAATCTAAATCATCTGGAACTGGTACACTTACTAAATGAGATTCTGCAATAGATAGTGACATATTAGATTTTGTTAATAAGAAAAAAACTATTCCTACAACAACAGCAACTAGTGGTCCTTGAATGACTTGAAAAATCTTTCCTTTTTTTTCTAAAACATTACTCCACAGTAATAAAATACCCAAGGCTATAAAACCAACAACCATAGAACCTAATATAAGGTTATCAAAAACATGCCAAATCGCAGAGAAAGTATTCTCTCCAGAAGCTTCTATAAAACTATCTGCTCCTTCTGCTTCTGCATCGTATCCAAAAAAGTGAGGGATTTGTTTTAAAATAATAATAATTCCAATACCAGTAAGCATTCCTTTAATAACCGATGAAGGGAAATAATATCCAATAATTCCAGCTTTTAAAACGCCAAAAAGTAACTGAATAACGCCTCCTAAAACAACAGCAACCAAGAAGTTTTCATAACCTCCCAAAGTACCAATTGCTGTTAATACAATAGCTGCTAAACCTGCTGCAGGCCCACTAACTCCAATTTTAGAACCGCTTAAGGCTCCTACTACAACTCCTCCAATAATTCCAGCAATTACTCCTGAAAAAAGTGGCGCACCACTAGCTAAAGCAATACCTAAACATAAAGGTAATGCAACGAAAAATACAACGACACTTGCAGGCAAGTCGTTTTTTAATGTTTTAAACATTTATAATTTGATTTTATTCTATTGGTTAATAAACCAATAGTTATTTTAATATTTTTTTGGGGACAAAAAATGTCCAAACGACAAAATATTAAATAAAATCAGGTGGTGGAGAAATGAGGTTTAAGTGAGGTTTTGAGTAATTTTTAAAAAAATATCCTAAATTATTAGTTTTTAAAACGTTACTTAAATAATCTAGTTCTTCTTCATTATTAGAAAAAAGTAGTTTCAAGTTTTGAACTTCTTCTTCTTCCTCAGAAAGGCTATAAAAAACAGATATATCTACAGTATCATCTAAAACCATAATTATAGAAGGCGCAGTAATTATGGCCAAAAATAATATGGTAAAGAAAATAGATATGTGTTTTTTAAGCATATTTAAGTTATAATTCAAGACGCAAATATAATATTAAAGAAACATTTTAAATGTTAAATAAAATCTAAATCTTATTTAATAATCTTAAATCTTCATCTTGTATCCAACCTGTTTTACCATCACTAAGTTTAATTTTTTTCCAACTTTTTACAGTGTCTAAAACCTGAACCTTAGTGCCTTCGTGTAGAACAAAAGCTTCGTCACTACGCAAGTTTGGCTCACTTTTAACTTTAGATTCTTTTGCAAAAATAATTGCTGGATTCTTTTTTTGCGCTAAACTATAGCTATAAAAAGTAAAAACTAATGCCACTAATGCTAGTACAACAGAGAGTGTACTAGTCACAAAATAAAAACGTTTTTTTTCTGTACCAAAAGTAAAATAATACAGTAAATAAAATAACACAAAAAGCACAACTAAAACAATAGAAAGCTTTGCCCAACCATCGAAAGATAGAGTATTGGTTGTCTTTTTCACAAACCTAGTTAAACCAACTTCTGGCAAATTATCTATAGCATCAATTCGCATATTGTTAGCAAATGCTAGATTACCTTGTATGTCCTTATCTTTAGGTTTTAGCGCTAATGCTTTTTCATAATAATAAACTGAAGGCGCAATATTATTAAGCTTATAGTGCGCATTTGCAATATTAAAATACAGCTCGGCAGAGTGCTTATCTGAATTTAAAATCACATCATATCTATCTATAGCTTCAGCATATTTACCTTCGTTATAAAGCGCGTTAGCCTGATCGAAAATTTTCTCGTTTTGAGCCGAAAGACTTCCTATAAAAAACAAGAGTATGTAGAGTGTGTTTTTCATTGTTTAAGTATTCCCATAATAATGGAAATGAAAAATATTTTATCTAATCTGTTTATCTATTAAATTAATTGCGCTTGCAGCTTTATCATAATCTTGCTGCATGGCAACTTTTGTAATTGGTGTATATCTTGCTATTTCGCAGTTTTTAAGAATATTTTCAAAATTTGAAACAACAGTAGTATCTACTTGTTTTTCTAGTAACAAAGTGCGAATTTTATCCTTACTTAAATCGCTAGTTTCAATATTTAATTTAGCTTTTAAATAATTATGTAACGCTTTTTCTAACGCAACATAAAAGGCTTCTTTTTCTCCTAATGCTTTTTTAGCTTCACCTAAATATTTCTTAGCTAATTTATCTGCTTTTCTAAGTCTATTACCTACAATATCACCATCACGTTCTTCTTTTTTTCTTCGGAAAACAATAGCCAACGGAATCAATAATAAAGGTGTCAATAAACTTACCCAAAAGAGCGTAGATTTAAAGAATTGCGTATTATTTTTTGAAACCAGATTAGCATCCATTTTTATAAATGCAAATTGATCGTTATTTAAAACAACATCTCGTTTTTCTGCACCTTCTGCTGTTAAATTGTTATCTGAAACACCATAAACAGGACCTTCGAGTACATTAATTATGGTTTCGTTAGATGATAATCGTTTATAACTTTCAGTCTTTAAATCGAAATAAGAAAAAGAAATTGTTGGTATTGGGTATTTGCCTTTATATTGAGGAACAATAGTATAACTATCTGAAACCTCACCTTGCATACCACTTAAATTTGTTCTCACATTTTCGTTATGCTCTGGCTCATATACTTCAAGAGAATTAGGTAGTGTTAGTTTTGGTAAGGCTAATAATTTTAAATTCCCTTTTCCTGAAACTATTACCTTAGCTTGCATAGATTCATTAGCATTAAGCTCGCTTTTAGAGATGCTTAAATTAAATTTAAAATCTCCAACTGCTCCAGAAAAATCTAAAGGTTTTCCTGTTTCTGGTAACGGCTTAACATTAATAGTACGTCTTCCAGCTGTTACAGGAACATTTACTTTACTCATTAATCGTTGCCCAAAAATATCACGCCTTTTAGTTGGTATTTCTGCAGTAACGTCAAGCTTTAAAGGTTCTATAATTAATTTTCCTGTTTTTTGCGGATATAAAACTGTTCGTCGTAAAATTACATATTGATAATCTTCGCCTTTGTATTGGCCTCTTTCTATTTTTAAACCTTTTGGGTTAATATGTTGACTCCAAAAGTCGTCGTACTCAGGATCGTCTGTTTCTCTCCAATTGCTTACTCCTGTATTTGGTGCAACATAGAGTTTATAAACCACAGTAATGGCTTCGTTTAAATAAGGATTTGCATTAGAAATCTCGGCTACTAAATGAATATTATCACTTGCAACTGCTGTGTTTGGGTCTTTAGGCTTCTGTATTTCCTTAGTAACCTTAATAACGATAGCATTGGTTTTGTAAGTTTGGCCATCTATTTCTATACTAGCAGATTCTAGCATTAAACTTCCCATTCTTTTTGGTGATAAGAAATAGCTATACGTTTTCTCGAAAGAACGTTTTCCATTAATCCAAGAATTACTAACCGATTGATTTGGGCCACCAACCACATCGAAACCATCAAAACTTGGAGGATTGAAATTATCTCCATCTTTATTCATAGAAAAATCTACACGTAAACGCTCGTTCAATCCTAAAGTTTTTTTACTCACTCTAGTTTGAAACTGCACTTGTGCGCCTGCTATACTTGTAAAAAGTATAATAAGTAGCATTGCTATGTTTTTTGTTTTTTTCATTCCTAATTTATTCTGGATCCCTGCCTTCGCAGGAATGACAAAGATTTTAAAGTTCGAATAAGCAACTCTTCACTTCTAAATTCAAACTTCTCACTTTTATCTACCAGTCTTTTTCTGTTTGTATTTTTGCGCCTTTTGCTTTCTCTGCATTCATTTTATCCTGCACTTTCTGCTCTTGGTTATCCATTGCATCCAATAGATTTTTTATTTGCTGTGGCGATAATTTTCCTGGCTGTTGTTGTGGTTTAGGTTGCTCTTTTTTCTGGTCGTCTCCTTTGCCATCTTTCTCTTTTTCTTCATCTGGCTTCCCTTCATCTTCTTTATCCTCGCCTTCTTTTTTATCGTCGTCTCCTTTATCCTTATTATCTTCTTTATTCTCGCCTTGGTCTTCCTTTTTATCTTGTTCCTTCTGGTCTTCGTTTTCCTTTTTATCTTTGTCTTTATCGTCCTTGTTATCTTCTTCTTGAGGTGGCTCTTGGTTTTTAGCACACTCTTTTGCTAAGGCATAATTATAACGCGTTTCCTCGTCTAAAGGATTATTTCTAAGTGCATTTTTAAAAGCATCTGCAGCTTCACTACATTTCTTTTCTTGCATTAAAATGTTTCCTATATTATGAAACGCTTTGTGCTTTTCTAATTTATCTGTGGCGTTTTTAGCAGCTTGTTGATTGCGAAATAAAGCTTCTTCAAAATTTCCTTTTTGGTAATATGTATGACCCAAATTGTATGTTCCAGCAACACTTGTTGGCTTATTAGAAATAGCTCTTCTGTATTCCATTTCAGCTAAAACAAATGCGTCACTACTGGCTAAATCATTTGCATCACTAATTAAATCGTTAGTTTTCTGATTTATCTTTTGAAGCGCCTTTTCAGTTTCCTCTTGCTGTGCAAAAGCGTAAGAAACTGTTAATATTAATATGTAAGTTATTATGTTTTTCATGCTAGTTCTCACAAAAATGAGAATCTTTTTAATTAATAGTATTAAGCCTCTAAATATATGAAAGCCTTGATTTGATTGGTGTTAAGGATTTTATAAATTTTCATTAAACAAGTTTAGCTTTTTCAACCAAGCTGTTTTGCGTTCTAATAGAAAAATATCGATAAATAAAAGTAATATTCCAAAACCTAAAAACCATTGAAATTGCGATTCGTAGGCTGCAAATTGCTTAGATTCGAATTTGGTTTTATCCATTTTATTTAAAATATCTCTTATTTCATCAACTACTTTTCCTGTATTATTTCCATTTATATACACACCATTTGCCGATTTAGCAATGTTTTTAAGCGTGTCTTCGTTTAGTTTTGTAATAACAGTTTCACCTT includes these proteins:
- a CDS encoding universal stress protein; the encoded protein is MKNNKYKILVLSDLKKNTSSSIKSSISLANMIGGEVTLFNVKKHIDIVEGDNQLSAIRTLNEEHINTKKEIKALIDPIAKEYNVAIDYSYSFGKVKEEIRNYIKVYNPDIIVLGQRDSSPLQLIGDSITRFILKEFKGAVMITANENALVPNEKMTLGIFNDSNRVLNTKFSKDLITHTKAPLKSFKIINSQKEIKKASVENEEKMEEYVFEENTNAMNTLSSYLLKSNINLLCIDRVQDKTKNTAETPLNKIISQLNVSLLVSEA
- a CDS encoding carbonic anhydrase encodes the protein MKLDNVFENNKEWIKAKLNEDDKYFDKLGEGQNPELLFIGCSDSRVTAEELMGLGPGDVFVHRNIANMVIGTDLNAMSVVEYAVSHLKVNHVVVCGHYGCGGVKAAMQSADLGILNPWLRNIRDVYRIHNTELNAIEDEEKKYERLVELNVQEQCVNLIKTAAVQKAARGRGLAVHGWVFDIHTGKLIDLKIDFENILESIREIYHLD
- a CDS encoding HmuY family protein; its protein translation is MINKFFTSILCASVLLFSSCSSDDDSTPTQPIQVVIEGAAISPLVGGPNEQNQVYVDLSTNTSTAVQRDSWDLGFYSESEFRVAINGSIYMATAELTVSDIDAVNSSNAEVQDLQTRVAVGTFQAETAGFIDAPTGEISGTAISAISETDVENHVYLVNLGFEVGTATPSNGSVEVSGAARGWKKIRILKDGNNYVLQYADLDATTHEVVTIAKNADYNYTFFSFNTETEVSVEPVKTNWDLNFSVFTNEISGYGAYGYSDFVVNNTKASATVYMIDTDTEALAYDDFTLADVENTNFSNDQRAIGSSWRNGGGPGTLPSLKENVFYIVNDTDGNLYKLKFLALTDASGERGYPEFVYSLL
- a CDS encoding tetratricopeptide repeat protein, translated to MKNTLYILLFFIGSLSAQNEKIFDQANALYNEGKYAEAIDRYDVILNSDKHSAELYFNIANAHYKLNNIAPSVYYYEKALALKPKDKDIQGNLAFANNMRIDAIDNLPEVGLTRFVKKTTNTLSFDGWAKLSIVLVVLFVLFYLLYYFTFGTEKKRFYFVTSTLSVVLALVALVFTFYSYSLAQKKNPAIIFAKESKVKSEPNLRSDEAFVLHEGTKVQVLDTVKSWKKIKLSDGKTGWIQDEDLRLLNKI
- a CDS encoding SulP family inorganic anion transporter, translated to MFKTLKNDLPASVVVFFVALPLCLGIALASGAPLFSGVIAGIIGGVVVGALSGSKIGVSGPAAGLAAIVLTAIGTLGGYENFLVAVVLGGVIQLLFGVLKAGIIGYYFPSSVIKGMLTGIGIIIILKQIPHFFGYDAEAEGADSFIEASGENTFSAIWHVFDNLILGSMVVGFIALGILLLWSNVLEKKGKIFQVIQGPLVAVVVGIVFFLLTKSNMSLSIAESHLVSVPVPDDLDSFIGQFSFPNFAVITNPEVWVIAFTIALVASLETLLCVEASDKLDPNKNVTPTNRELLAQGAGNILSGLVGGLPITQVIVRSSANIQSGGKSKLSTILHGMLLLISVVLIPSLLNKIPLSVLAAILLIVGYKLAKPSLFVKMYKLGWKQSVPFFVTVIGIVFTDLLIGIALGLAVGIVVILLKSYQNSHFLHIEDNSNGKHKIKMELAEEVTFFNKGAILKELDSLPRDTYLEFDVTKTRYLDYDIVEILEDFAFKAKERNIDIKLISKRGIVENPSSFIEFFQLRPKSNISLS
- a CDS encoding DUF2490 domain-containing protein, whose product is MKKRITMAALTLLLVLPNFIHAQESDFGNWLVYIGNKKLDSKWNIHNEVQYRSYNAIDDLEQLLLRTGIGYNLSENNNNILLGYGYILSQNYREGLDEKIDVNEHRIFQQFTTKQKIGSVALSHRYRFEQRFVETDFKMRFRYFLGFNIPLTGKEDNKYYLSAYNEIFLNTESSVFDRNRMYGGLGYKFNKSLKIEIGYMNQFFETSNRDQLNVITFFNF
- a CDS encoding SulP family inorganic anion transporter, with protein sequence MKNFFSNFKGDAFGGITAGIVALPLALAFGVSSGLGPEAGLYGAIFISFFAALFGGTPTQISGPTAPMTAVSMVIIAGIVAANDGSIDKALPAILTVFLLAGLIQVGLGFLGLGKYIRYIPYPVVSGFMTAIGVIILLTQVLPSIGYYPKEDMEFVEQFKPQAEEVILENILKDEAGQGILVLENFKETITRADLITPEEILNESQTLAAKEASGTIGALRVLPRALKNINWLELMLALGTILIIYGFKRITTAIPSTLVALVVMSGIAYGFSLGYRPISEIPGGIPIPKLEMFTSFSMGSITPYIFTALTLSLLGAIDSLLTSVVADNMTKTKHKPNKELIGQGIGNSIAAIFGGIPGAGATIRTVVNINAGGKTKLSGMIAGIMLLVVMLALGPVASKIPAAVLAGILITVGIGVMDYKGLKAIPSLPRDIKIGPLKLSSEVLIMIIVLLLSTFWDLIYAVGIGLVIASLMFMKKIGDLTAERSDVKSLKEETWEDETNFPQQLKEEVFIKHLKGPLFFGSTSDFQALTLQIPDTARFVILRLGRMQYMDQSGLYAMEDMLLDLKKKDIDVVFVGLLQQPRYMMERIDIIPDFIPNDRIFSNFKACLKWVKDNVEDKH
- a CDS encoding carbonic anhydrase family protein; protein product: MKAHTKETQSTMTPEKSLQYLKEGNQRFQNNLKANRNLLEQVNDTSDGQFPFATILSCIDSRVSAELVFDQGLGDIFSVRVAGNIVNEDILGSMEFACKLAGTELIVVLGHTSCGAVKGACDHAEMGNLTKLVQKITPAVNAVLEPKEEALRTSKNLDFVDEVSHINVELMIDRIHAESPILTEMEKAGEIKIIGAMYNVNTGEVKFYE